The following coding sequences lie in one Streptomyces venezuelae genomic window:
- a CDS encoding acyltransferase, with the protein MPKNRNTFSSLAAGPRRLAQRAVHAGWDWVQRTGAVTAAHPGRLRFGALGEGTKLAFPQGTVFGEPWIRIGDHCIVGQHVTLTAGMMPDLDLGPDPILRIGNGVVLGRGSHVIADTTVSIGDDCYFGPYVYVTSTNHSYDDPHTPIGKQWPRMDPVEIGPGCWVGTGAVILPGARIGRNVVVAAGAVVRGEVPDHAVVAGAPARVVRTWDADQGWQPPLRTPAPVPIPDGITPEQLIALGELGDT; encoded by the coding sequence GTGCCGAAGAACAGGAACACGTTCTCATCCCTCGCCGCCGGGCCCCGCAGGCTGGCGCAGCGCGCCGTCCACGCGGGCTGGGACTGGGTGCAGCGCACGGGAGCGGTGACCGCCGCGCATCCGGGGCGGCTGCGGTTCGGCGCGCTCGGCGAGGGCACGAAGCTCGCGTTCCCGCAGGGCACGGTCTTCGGGGAGCCGTGGATCCGGATCGGCGACCACTGCATCGTGGGCCAGCACGTCACGCTCACCGCGGGCATGATGCCCGACCTCGACCTCGGCCCCGACCCGATCCTGCGCATCGGCAACGGCGTCGTGCTCGGCCGGGGCAGTCACGTCATCGCGGACACGACGGTCTCCATCGGCGACGACTGCTACTTCGGTCCCTACGTGTACGTGACCTCCACCAACCACTCCTACGACGACCCGCACACACCCATCGGCAAGCAGTGGCCGCGGATGGACCCGGTGGAGATCGGGCCGGGGTGCTGGGTGGGCACGGGCGCGGTGATCCTGCCGGGGGCGCGGATCGGGCGGAACGTGGTGGTCGCCGCGGGGGCCGTGGTCCGGGGCGAGGTGCCCGACCACGCCGTGGTGGCCGGGGCGCCCGCGAGGGTCGTCCGCACCTGGGATGCCGACCAGGGGTGGCAGCCGCCGCTGCGGACGCCGGCGCCGGTGCCGATCCCGGACGGGATCACGCCGGAACAGCTCATCGCCCTGGGCGAGTTGGGCGATACCTGA
- a CDS encoding helix-turn-helix domain-containing protein, with product MSDLDQLTQSLARNLKRWRNERGFTLDALAARAGVSRGMIIQIEQARTNPSVGITVKLADALGVSITTLLDYEQGSHVRLVPPEQAVRMWSTEAGSSTTLVVGAEARGPFELWSWRLMPGEGSDSDAHPPGTIELLHVTRGELTLVVDGIEHAVPAGTGATFEANVAHGYHNKGADPVEMTMSVSVPPAHAGSY from the coding sequence GTGTCGGACCTCGACCAGCTGACCCAGTCGCTCGCCCGCAACCTCAAGCGCTGGCGCAACGAGCGGGGCTTCACGCTCGACGCGCTCGCCGCCCGCGCGGGCGTGAGCCGCGGCATGATCATCCAGATCGAGCAGGCCAGGACCAACCCCAGCGTGGGCATCACGGTGAAGCTCGCGGACGCCCTGGGCGTCAGCATCACCACCCTCCTCGACTACGAACAGGGCTCCCACGTCCGGCTCGTGCCGCCGGAGCAGGCGGTCCGCATGTGGTCCACGGAGGCAGGCAGCAGCACGACGCTCGTCGTGGGGGCCGAGGCACGCGGGCCCTTCGAGCTGTGGTCATGGCGTCTGATGCCGGGCGAGGGCAGCGACTCCGACGCGCACCCGCCCGGCACCATCGAGCTGCTGCACGTCACGCGCGGCGAACTGACGCTCGTCGTCGACGGCATCGAGCACGCCGTCCCCGCGGGGACGGGCGCCACCTTCGAGGCCAACGTGGCGCACGGCTACCACAACAAGGGCGCCGACCCCGTCGAGATGACGATGTCGGTCTCGGTGCCGCCGGCCCACGCGGGCTCCTACTGA
- a CDS encoding DedA family protein, giving the protein MHVQEWLEQVPAVSIYALVGLVIGLESLGIPLPGEIVLVSAALLSSQHGDINPVILGACATAGAIIGDSIGYAIGRKGGRPLLAWLERKFPKHFGAANVATAERSFQKWGMWAVFFGRFIALLRIFAGPLAGVLRMPYWKFLIANVLGGIVWAGGTTAVIYYIGVVAEDWLKRFSYVGLGIAVLIGVGSMLFVKRRAKKAAAEAEAAEAARGAVVEPQPVPAAD; this is encoded by the coding sequence TTGCACGTCCAGGAGTGGCTGGAGCAGGTACCGGCCGTCAGCATCTACGCGCTGGTGGGGCTCGTCATCGGCCTCGAAAGTCTGGGCATCCCGCTGCCCGGCGAGATCGTCCTCGTCTCGGCGGCGCTCCTCTCCTCCCAGCACGGTGACATCAACCCGGTGATCCTCGGGGCGTGCGCGACCGCGGGCGCCATCATCGGCGACTCCATCGGGTACGCGATCGGACGCAAGGGCGGACGGCCGCTCCTCGCCTGGCTGGAACGCAAGTTCCCCAAGCACTTCGGCGCAGCGAACGTGGCGACCGCCGAGCGTTCCTTCCAGAAGTGGGGCATGTGGGCCGTCTTCTTCGGCCGCTTCATCGCCCTCCTGCGCATCTTCGCGGGCCCGCTCGCGGGTGTCCTGCGCATGCCGTACTGGAAGTTCCTGATCGCCAACGTCCTCGGCGGCATCGTCTGGGCGGGCGGCACCACCGCCGTCATCTACTACATCGGCGTGGTCGCCGAGGACTGGCTCAAGCGGTTCTCGTACGTGGGACTCGGCATCGCCGTGCTCATCGGCGTCGGCTCGATGCTGTTCGTCAAGCGCCGGGCGAAGAAGGCGGCGGCGGAGGCCGAGGCGGCCGAGGCCGCCAGGGGCGCGGTGGTCGAGCCGCAGCCCGTGCCCGCCGCCGACTGA
- a CDS encoding lysophospholipid acyltransferase family protein, with protein sequence MNAWTVDRGCPASCAADPDPRVPLGELARRYATLTYALTRAVARGDRLADPSILRAEARAVLGALGVGVEGVEYGEGIEGAPFSVRTEGGGVGTLVVANHISWLDVVALLAVEPVSVLAKREVGRWPVVGALARRAGTRFIDRDGSPRELPYLVDGLADSLRGGASVLVFPQATTWCSASGGRFRRAAFQAAVDAGAPVRPVRVEYRQGGGPSTAAAFLGEEDFTASLRRVAGARGLRVRVTARPPLWGTDRRVLADAARRAVLRGDPSTGGSYGPVATRYCKLA encoded by the coding sequence ATGAACGCGTGGACGGTCGACCGCGGCTGTCCCGCCTCCTGCGCCGCCGACCCGGATCCGCGCGTGCCGCTCGGTGAACTCGCCCGCAGGTACGCGACGTTGACGTACGCCCTGACCAGGGCCGTGGCCCGTGGCGACCGGCTGGCCGACCCCTCGATCCTGCGGGCCGAGGCGCGCGCGGTGCTCGGCGCGCTCGGGGTGGGCGTCGAGGGCGTGGAGTACGGCGAGGGCATCGAGGGCGCGCCGTTCAGTGTGCGGACGGAGGGCGGGGGAGTGGGCACACTGGTCGTCGCCAATCACATCTCGTGGCTCGACGTCGTCGCCCTGCTCGCCGTCGAGCCGGTGAGCGTCCTCGCCAAGCGCGAGGTCGGCCGGTGGCCGGTGGTCGGCGCGCTGGCCCGGCGCGCGGGCACGCGGTTCATCGACCGCGACGGCAGCCCACGCGAACTGCCCTACCTCGTCGACGGGTTGGCCGACTCCCTGCGCGGCGGCGCGTCGGTGCTCGTGTTTCCCCAGGCGACGACCTGGTGCTCGGCTTCGGGCGGCCGGTTCCGGCGGGCCGCTTTCCAGGCGGCGGTCGACGCGGGCGCTCCCGTGCGGCCGGTGAGGGTCGAGTACCGGCAGGGCGGCGGGCCGAGCACGGCCGCCGCCTTCCTCGGCGAGGAGGATTTCACCGCCTCGCTGCGCCGGGTGGCGGGCGCCCGCGGCCTGCGCGTACGGGTTACGGCGCGCCCTCCGCTGTGGGGCACCGACCGACGCGTGCTGGCCGACGCGGCGAGGCGGGCGGTCCTGAGGGGTGACCCTTCAACTGGGGGCTCATATGGTCCTGTTGCAACACGTTACTGCAAGCTGGCATGA
- a CDS encoding GNAT family N-acetyltransferase, with the protein MPSTPLVATAASSYVTSIADTTEQIRAAQRLRHRVFAEELGAVLDTPLPGHDIDAFDDLADHLIVTDTSSGDVVGTYRIIPPGRAEHSYSDGEFELVALNALRASTVEAGRSCVHPDHRSGAVITLMWSALARYVLLSGHRYLAGCASVPLADGGRAATAAWLLGTARHAAPPELRVHPRRPWTPAGPAPERPAYADLPPLLRGYLRLGAWVCGAPAHDPEFDVADFFVLLDTERLSARHRRYFLGVDAR; encoded by the coding sequence ATGCCCTCGACGCCGCTCGTCGCGACCGCCGCCAGCTCGTACGTCACCTCCATCGCGGACACCACCGAACAGATCAGGGCCGCCCAGCGGCTGCGCCACCGTGTCTTCGCCGAAGAGCTCGGCGCCGTCCTCGACACGCCCCTGCCCGGCCACGACATCGACGCCTTCGACGACCTCGCCGACCACCTGATCGTCACCGACACCTCGTCCGGCGACGTCGTCGGGACGTACCGAATAATCCCGCCAGGCCGGGCCGAGCACTCCTACTCCGACGGCGAGTTCGAGCTCGTCGCCCTCAACGCCCTGCGGGCCTCCACCGTCGAGGCCGGCCGTTCCTGTGTCCACCCAGACCACCGTTCCGGCGCCGTGATCACCCTGATGTGGTCCGCGCTCGCCCGCTACGTCCTGCTCTCCGGCCACCGGTACCTGGCGGGCTGCGCCTCCGTGCCGCTGGCGGACGGCGGACGCGCCGCGACCGCCGCCTGGCTGCTCGGCACGGCCAGGCACGCGGCGCCGCCCGAGCTGCGCGTGCACCCCCGACGCCCCTGGACCCCCGCGGGCCCGGCGCCGGAACGCCCCGCCTACGCCGACCTGCCGCCCCTGCTGCGCGGCTACCTCCGCCTCGGCGCGTGGGTGTGCGGAGCCCCCGCCCACGACCCGGAGTTCGACGTCGCGGACTTCTTCGTCCTCCTCGACACGGAGCGGCTGAGCGCGCGCCACCGCCGCTACTTCCTCGGGGTGGACGCGCGATGA
- a CDS encoding ROK family protein — protein MTTREADRRTGPFTVLDVGGTTLRVGSYAPATGVLSRVRRVPVEGKALHPDASVPEVQERVVEQIVREVERHGAGAGEAPRAVGIAFAGPVTADGLVVAAPTVWGLRGEPLPLGDRLGERLGVPVVVVNDLTAAAWRYAATEPEPFCLLTVSSGIGNKVFRDGDVLVDPAGHGGELGHWVCDPSPDAPLCDCGGRGHLGAVASGRGVLAAARRAAAADPAGFSSSRLAALCGGGHPDAIGNPALAKAIAEGDAFATGVLRGTLVPLAQAVSAVFTSIGVCRFILMGGFALAVGERYRTLLVEELVRQGCFGLAADRVDALVSLGAPDDDHGLLGAGRLLTARCHPSPPLTDRPPA, from the coding sequence GTGACGACGAGGGAAGCTGACCGGCGGACCGGGCCGTTCACCGTGCTCGACGTGGGCGGGACCACGCTGCGGGTGGGGAGTTACGCCCCGGCCACCGGCGTCCTCTCCCGGGTGCGCCGCGTTCCGGTCGAGGGCAAGGCGCTCCACCCGGACGCGTCCGTGCCGGAGGTGCAGGAGCGGGTGGTGGAGCAGATCGTGCGCGAGGTCGAACGGCACGGTGCCGGGGCGGGCGAGGCGCCGCGCGCGGTCGGGATCGCCTTCGCGGGACCGGTCACGGCGGACGGCCTCGTCGTCGCGGCGCCCACGGTGTGGGGGCTGCGCGGCGAACCGCTGCCTCTCGGCGACCGGTTGGGCGAGCGGCTCGGGGTGCCGGTCGTCGTCGTGAACGACCTCACGGCGGCGGCCTGGCGGTACGCCGCCACGGAACCGGAGCCGTTCTGTCTCCTCACCGTCAGCTCGGGCATCGGCAACAAGGTCTTCCGCGACGGCGACGTGCTCGTCGACCCCGCGGGGCACGGCGGCGAGCTGGGCCACTGGGTCTGCGACCCCTCGCCCGACGCGCCGCTCTGCGACTGCGGCGGCCGCGGTCACCTGGGCGCTGTCGCCTCGGGGCGCGGCGTGCTCGCGGCGGCCCGGCGCGCGGCGGCCGCCGACCCCGCCGGGTTCTCGTCGTCCCGGCTCGCCGCGCTCTGCGGGGGCGGTCACCCGGACGCGATCGGCAATCCGGCGCTGGCCAAGGCGATCGCGGAGGGCGACGCGTTCGCGACGGGGGTGCTCCGGGGCACGCTCGTACCGCTCGCCCAGGCGGTCTCGGCGGTCTTCACGTCGATCGGCGTGTGCCGCTTCATCCTGATGGGCGGTTTCGCCCTGGCGGTCGGGGAGCGGTACCGGACGCTGCTGGTCGAGGAGTTGGTCCGGCAGGGCTGCTTCGGTCTCGCCGCGGACCGCGTGGACGCCCTGGTGTCCCTCGGCGCCCCCGACGACGACCACGGCCTGCTCGGCGCGGGCCGCCTCCTGACCGCGCGGTGCCACCCGTCCCCGCCTCTCACAGACAGGCCCCCCGCATGA
- a CDS encoding sugar nucleotide-binding protein, with protein MTTPHTSPTTRTLIVGSGFVGTGIARRLAHAGDDVLLVSRGRPATPPEEHSARWSALDATDAEACGRLVARSRPERIVLVHGPSDVTWCEEHPEEAAAAHAAVTANFAAYADASRIVMISTDNVFDGRAWRNTERTPVSPANAYGRAKRHAERLLLDSAPQAVCLRVSLVYGHEPADAGKWLNFFAACAHRLAEGAPVEAPDDHWTTPVHVDDVAGVVAALLAAPGPLPPVLHLGGPDRVTRAEWAGVIAEALGVPGGLVVPVPKARSRYASRPENACLAGELLARLPATRATPVRGVRAGARDLAPAFPLRAEFLLEP; from the coding sequence ATGACCACGCCCCACACCTCTCCCACCACTCGCACCCTCATCGTCGGCAGCGGCTTCGTCGGCACCGGTATCGCCCGGCGTCTCGCACATGCCGGGGACGACGTCCTCCTCGTCTCGCGCGGGCGCCCCGCCACGCCGCCCGAGGAGCACAGCGCACGGTGGTCCGCGCTCGACGCCACCGACGCCGAGGCCTGCGGCCGCCTCGTTGCGCGGTCGCGGCCGGAGCGGATCGTGCTGGTGCACGGCCCCTCCGACGTCACCTGGTGCGAGGAGCACCCGGAGGAGGCGGCCGCGGCCCATGCCGCCGTCACCGCCAACTTCGCCGCGTACGCCGATGCCTCGCGCATCGTCATGATCTCCACGGACAACGTCTTCGACGGCCGCGCGTGGCGCAACACGGAGCGCACCCCCGTCTCCCCCGCCAACGCCTACGGCCGCGCCAAGCGGCACGCCGAGCGCCTGCTCCTCGACAGCGCCCCGCAGGCGGTCTGTCTGCGGGTCAGCCTCGTCTACGGCCATGAGCCCGCCGACGCGGGCAAGTGGCTCAACTTCTTCGCCGCCTGCGCCCACCGGCTGGCCGAGGGCGCGCCCGTCGAGGCGCCCGACGACCACTGGACCACGCCGGTCCACGTGGACGACGTGGCCGGCGTCGTGGCCGCGCTTCTCGCCGCCCCGGGCCCTCTTCCGCCGGTCCTGCACCTGGGCGGCCCGGACCGGGTCACCCGCGCCGAGTGGGCCGGGGTGATCGCCGAGGCGCTGGGCGTCCCGGGCGGCCTGGTCGTTCCGGTCCCGAAGGCCCGCAGCCGCTACGCGTCGCGGCCCGAGAACGCCTGCCTGGCCGGTGAGTTGCTGGCGCGGCTTCCGGCCACGCGCGCCACTCCCGTACGCGGGGTGCGTGCGGGCGCACGCGATCTGGCCCCCGCATTCCCGCTACGCGCCGAGTTCCTCCTCGAGCCGTAG
- a CDS encoding gamma carbonic anhydrase family protein, with protein sequence MGHEALITGIGGKHPKIDQDAFTAPTSVVLGEVTLQAGASAWYGAVLRADCGPIVVGADSNIQDNCSLHVDPGFPLTIGERVSVGHNAVLHGCTVEDDALIGMGATVLNGAVIGTGSLVAAQALVPQGMQVPPGSLVAGVPAKVRRQLTDEEREGISLNGTLYVELARTHRDAHAAE encoded by the coding sequence ATGGGCCACGAGGCACTCATCACCGGCATCGGCGGCAAGCACCCCAAGATCGATCAGGACGCCTTCACCGCGCCGACGTCCGTCGTGCTCGGTGAGGTGACCCTGCAGGCCGGGGCGAGCGCCTGGTACGGCGCGGTGCTGCGCGCCGACTGCGGGCCCATCGTCGTGGGCGCCGACAGCAACATCCAGGACAACTGCAGCCTCCACGTCGACCCCGGCTTCCCCCTCACGATCGGCGAGCGCGTCTCGGTCGGCCACAACGCGGTCCTGCACGGCTGCACCGTCGAGGACGACGCGCTGATCGGCATGGGCGCCACCGTCCTGAACGGCGCGGTGATCGGCACCGGTTCGCTGGTGGCCGCGCAGGCCCTGGTGCCGCAGGGCATGCAGGTGCCCCCGGGCTCGCTCGTCGCGGGCGTGCCCGCCAAGGTGCGCAGGCAGCTCACGGACGAGGAGCGCGAGGGCATCTCCCTGAACGGCACGCTGTACGTCGAGCTCGCCAGGACGCACCGCGACGCGCACGCCGCGGAATGA
- the istB gene encoding IS21-like element helper ATPase IstB, with product MTTLGCALFATRWLQAPLYFGLVAAQGVYVYKFFNELWHLIHHVISGHADETHVMLAVLKLVDVVMIANLLIMVIVGGYETFVSRIGLQGHRDQPEWLSHVNSNVLKVKLATAIVGISSVHLLQMFVDVHHTPRHDLLWGTVIHMAFIASAAILAYMSGPMAAHEAKARAAKDAVKDAGPAVVIPAQRDGGADGGGGVGGAAAELASGAEERIEAAGFPARKVLEMFDEGHLRAPEPQVITRLGKVDFVTRKANVVLLGGPGTGKTHLAVALGVRACQAGHRVLFATAAEWGTRLAEAKAAGRLRKELARLDAYPVLVVDEVGYVPFEADVAHLLFQLVSHRYERGSLIVTGNRPLGRWDEVFGDSATASATVDRLAHHAEVVTLDADSYRTRRLDLDSTQVMGAGGTGPATAA from the coding sequence ATGACCACGCTGGGCTGTGCCCTCTTCGCGACCCGGTGGCTCCAAGCCCCCCTGTACTTCGGCCTGGTGGCCGCCCAGGGCGTGTACGTCTACAAGTTCTTCAACGAGTTGTGGCACCTCATCCATCACGTCATCAGCGGGCACGCGGACGAGACGCACGTCATGCTCGCCGTCCTCAAACTCGTCGACGTGGTGATGATCGCCAATCTGCTGATCATGGTGATCGTCGGGGGGTACGAGACGTTCGTCTCACGGATCGGACTGCAGGGCCACCGGGACCAGCCCGAGTGGCTCTCGCACGTCAACTCCAACGTCCTGAAGGTCAAGCTGGCCACCGCGATCGTGGGGATCTCGTCGGTGCACCTGCTCCAGATGTTCGTCGACGTGCACCACACGCCCCGCCACGACCTGCTGTGGGGGACGGTCATCCACATGGCGTTCATCGCCTCCGCGGCGATCCTCGCCTACATGTCCGGGCCCATGGCGGCGCACGAGGCGAAGGCGCGGGCCGCGAAGGACGCTGTCAAGGACGCGGGGCCGGCCGTCGTCATCCCCGCGCAGCGGGACGGCGGGGCCGACGGCGGAGGCGGCGTCGGTGGGGCGGCGGCCGAGCTCGCCAGCGGCGCCGAGGAGCGCATCGAGGCCGCCGGGTTCCCGGCGAGGAAGGTCCTGGAGATGTTCGACGAGGGGCATCTGCGGGCGCCCGAGCCGCAGGTGATCACCCGCCTCGGGAAGGTCGACTTCGTCACCCGCAAGGCGAACGTGGTGCTGCTCGGCGGGCCGGGCACCGGCAAGACGCACCTCGCGGTCGCCCTCGGCGTGCGCGCCTGCCAGGCAGGACACCGGGTGCTGTTCGCGACCGCCGCCGAGTGGGGCACCCGGCTCGCCGAGGCGAAGGCCGCGGGACGGCTCCGCAAGGAACTGGCCCGCCTCGACGCGTACCCGGTGCTCGTCGTGGACGAGGTCGGCTACGTGCCCTTCGAGGCCGACGTCGCCCACCTCCTCTTCCAGCTCGTCTCGCACCGCTACGAACGGGGCTCGCTCATCGTCACCGGCAACCGCCCGCTGGGCCGCTGGGACGAGGTGTTCGGCGACAGCGCGACGGCGTCCGCGACGGTGGACCGCCTCGCCCACCACGCGGAGGTCGTCACCCTCGACGCGGACAGCTACCGCACGCGCCGCCTGGACCTGGACAGCACGCAGGTCATGGGGGCGGGCGGGACGGGACCCGCCACGGCGGCCTGA